One genomic region from Populus nigra chromosome 8, ddPopNigr1.1, whole genome shotgun sequence encodes:
- the LOC133702120 gene encoding uncharacterized protein LOC133702120, which produces MPPNAPRPTGRHRKRLTRMDAAVDAMRSYGFSDGLIVSTVKELLKVYGEEGWPFIEESSYKILLEAILEDLEKEEQEKSNTLQENERCGNNIEISASSTSNGASVSTGHSTEAVAPASQTNRVLLATSLAANPDMALLDGSTPASKVGSSWKDINMYENCIEKQINIDNGAAVMNFGGVQLPGNTSSPVPPCRRRPCYGWISSDEDDDANLDLIELTPAPLPAVVAKLLSGIDMPRTRKRRWDARPEDM; this is translated from the exons ATGCCTCCAAACGCACCAAGACCAACAGGACGCCACAGaaag aGGCTAACAAGGATGGATGCTGCCGTAGATGCAATGAGGAGCTACGGTTTCTCTGATGGGTTGATTGTTTCAACTGTCAAAGAGCTCTTGAAA GTATATGGTGAGGAAGGTTGGCCCTTTATTGAAGAGAGCTCATATAAGATCTTGCTCGAGGCTATTCTCGAGGATCTTGAAAAGGAGGAGCAGgaaaag AGTAATACGCTGCAAGAGAATGAGAGGTGTGGAAACAATATCGAGATATCAGCTAGCAGTACATCAAATGGTGCTTCTGTATCGACTGGCCACAGCACAGAAGCTGTGGCCCCTGCATCTCAGACTAACAGAGTTCTACTCGCCACATCACTGGCTGCAAATCCGGACATGGCATTACTTG ATGGTAGTACCCCTGCATCTAAAGTAGGAAGCAGCTGGAAAGATATAAATATGTATGAGAATTGCATTGAAAAGCAAATTAACATTGACAATGGAGCAGCTGTTATGAATTTTGGTGGTGTTCAACTACCTGGCAACACTAGCTCCCCTGTGCCGCCCTGCAGGCGCAGACCCTGCTATGGATGGATTAGtagtgatgaagatgatgatgcgAACCTGGATCTCATTGAACTTACACCGGCGCCATTACCAGCAGTGGTAGCAAAGTTGCTTTCTGGGATTGATATGCCGAGGACACGCAAGAGAAGGTGGGATGCAAGACCTGAGGATATGTAG
- the LOC133702125 gene encoding eukaryotic translation initiation factor 2 subunit gamma-like: MARKGLMEQDLSKLDVTKLHPLSPEVISRQATINIGTIGHVAHGKSTVVKAISGVQTVRFKNELERNITIKLGYANAKIYKCEDERCPRPKCYKAYGSGKEDNPVCDVDPKHCRMNLLRHVSFVDCPGHDILMATMLNGAAIMDGALLLIAANESCPQPQTSEHLAAVEIMRLQHIIILQNKVDLIQENAAINQHEAIQKFIQGTVADGAPVVPISAQLKYNIDVVCEYIVKKIPIPERNFISPPNMIVIRSFDVNKPGYEVDEIRGGVAGGSILRGVLKVNQFIEIRPGIIVKDDAGNMKCTPIYTRIVSLYAEQNELQFAVPGGLIGVGTTMDPTLTRADRLVGQVLGDVGSLPEIFGELEVNFFLLRRLIGVRTKGSEKQGKVSKLTKGEILMLNIGSMSSGARVIAVKNDLAKLQLTSPVCTSKGEKIALSRRVEKHWRLIGWGMIQAGTTIEVPPCPL, translated from the exons ATGGCGCGGAAAGGCTTGATGGAACAAGACTTGAGTAAATTGGATGTGACGAAGTTGCATCCACTCTCTCCTGAAGTTATATCGCGTCAGGCCACTATTAATATAG gtACTATTGGTCATGTGGCGCATGGGAAGTCTACTGTTGTGAAAGCAATTTCTGGTGTTCAG ACAGTTCGTTTTAAAAATGAGTTGGAGCGTAATATTACAATAAAGCTTGGATATGCAAACGCGAAGATATACAAGTGCGAAGATGAGCGGTGCCCTCGGCCAAAGTGCTACAA GGCATATGGAAGTGGAAAGGAAGATAATCCTGTGTGTGATGTAGATCCCAAACACTGCAGGATGAATTTGCTGAGACATGTCTCTTTTGTTGATTGCCCG GGTCATGACATTCTCATGGCTACCATGCTTAATGGAGCAGCAATTATGGATGGAGCTTTACTGCTCATTGCTGCGAATGAGAGCTGTCCCCAACCACAGACTTCTGAACACCTTGCTGCTGTTGAAATCATGCGTCTCCAACATATTATAATTCTTCAAAATAAAGTGGATCTTATTCAGGAAAATGCAGCCATAAACCAGCATGAAGCTATTCAGAAATTTATTCAG ggaaCTGTTGCTGATGGTGCACCAGTAGTGCCAATTTCTGCTCAGCTAAAGTATAACATAGATGTTGTGTGTGAGTACATCGTAAAAAAGATCCCGATTCCAGAGAGGAACTTTATCTCACCACCTAACATGATTGTGATTCGATCTTTTGATGTCAACAAACCTGGATATGAGGTTGATGAGATAAGAGGGGGCGTGGCTGGAGGAAGCATCCTCAGG GGTGTCTTGAAGGTCAATCAATTTATTGAGATCCGTCCTGGGATCATTGTTAAAGATGATGCTGGGAACATGAAATGCACCCCAATATATACTAGAATAGTGTCATTGTATGCTGAGCAGAATGAGCTACAATTTGCTGTGCCTGGAGGTCTCATTGGTGTTGGCACAACCATGGACCCCACTTTGACACGTGCAGATAGGTTGGTGGGTCAGGTTCTTGGTGACGTTGGATCTCTTCCTGAAATTTTTGGTGAACTTGAG GTGAATTTCTTCCTTTTGAGACGGCTTATTGGTGTCAGGACAAAGGGTTCGGAGAAGCAGGGAAAGGTATCAAAACTGACAAAGGGAGAGATTCTTATGCTGAACATCGGGTCAATGTCATCCGGGGCTCGAGTTATTGCTGTGAAGAATGATTTGGCAAAGCTACAACTGACTTCTCCAGTCTGCACCAGCAAGGGTGAGAAGATTGCATTGAGCCGCCGAGTGGAGAAGCACTGGCGGCTCATTGGGTGGGGTATGATTCAAGCTGGAACCACCATTGAAGTTCCACCCTGCCCTCTCTGA